One Podospora pseudopauciseta strain CBS 411.78 chromosome 4, whole genome shotgun sequence genomic window, ATCGACAGATAGCTTCTTCCCCAATGTTTTCACATGCTGGGCAGCCACGGCATCCAAAAGAACTCACAGTGCTCAGCACACTGTCACTCTGTCACGGTTGTTCACCGGCTCGGCAGCGGGGCTCAACAGTGATTTGGGAAGAATACCCAATCAAGGAGCTTCGCTCGTGATAAAAGATGCAGGCACGCAGAGCACGGCCGGAGGATCACCGCGGCTGCCCTGCTTCCTGTCGTGCTGTTGGCCGGCGTGTTGTTTCATTATCGGACGTTTTTGCCCTGGCCGAAGGACCCTATCAGTTCCGGGGGTCCACTCCGGCATTCTCAGGGGGATCCGCCTTGACGTCATGGTGATCGGCACTACAGCCGGGCGGCGACTTGGCAGTCAGACCTCTGCCGACTTCCGCTCGCCCTCCCATCTTTCCGTATCACACACAGCGGCCTCGCCGCGGGCGCCCGACCACTTCCCAATCCCGGGAAGGTCCCCTTCCGGTGGCCGTCATAGGGCCCCATCTCCCGTCGAGCAACCGCACATTCTTACCTACAGTAGCAACCACGTTCCAAGCCCCGATTCGTCCCGCAAAGCCTTGATCTTCCCTCCATGGCATCAAAGCTTTTTGTCGGACCCGGTTTTTCTCTTGGTCCCAGTTGTGCCATGTACCGGTTCAAACCGAGTTCAGCCAAGTCAGGAGTCATTATCTAAGCTGACTTGGTGATACCGATCCGATAAGCCCTGCGTTTTGACTGACAAGGGTGCTGGACCCTCAGGACCCTTACATCTGCAAgctgtgttgttgtttggtgcgaggggttgttggagggagagaggggcCGGCGGGGATGAGGCCACCAGAAAACATGGGGATGGGCATCTCACCGCATTGCTGCGTAGGACAAGCTAACGTTGAAGGCTCCCAATGGAGGAGGCGAAACGGGGACCCGGCGGAAAAACTGGTTCTCCAGGCACACCAGAGAACTTTGTTGCTgccacacacacccacaccacgCCTCTGTATATCCACCGTTACCCACATGGACCCTGAGACCCTGTTTTGACGCCGTCCCAACGCTTTGTGATTGCTGGGCTGAGTTCCACCTCAAAGACAGCCACGCCTTCTTGGACAGTCCAGAGACCGCCTCCCATCGATGGCTTCTCGAATATATATATGGACACCGGCTCCCTCTTGCTTCCTCTAGCTTTTTAGTCTCCCACTTACAGCCAGCCGCTTGAATGTCTCAACCACCAGGTGTACTCATAGTTCACCTGTTCGATCCTTACTACCACTACTCAATCCACGACTGGTAGTCATTCCTTTATTCCACCATGTcgaccaccaacaacaacaccctgACCACCCCGGTCCCCCAGAGGCCGTCCATGTGCCCTCGCCAgctctccagcagcagcttcgcCTCGGCCTTTGAGGTGGCCCGCACCAAGCTCAGCGAGCTCGGAGTCGAGGAGCCAGacaccgacgacgacaacactctttcccccttttccagctcgtcgggagaagaggatgacTCCGACTCCTCTCCTTACTCTCCCTCAGTCGAGAGCGACTCCAGCACCAGCGAAGCCGCTTCACCACTCCACTCTCCCCTGACTGCTCCCGTCACACCAGCTGGCCTCGACCCAGATGTCGCCGACAACTTCGCCTTTGCCTTTGACATCGACGGCGTTCTTGTCCGCGGCGGGAAGCCCATCCCCGAGGCCATCGAAGCGATGAAGGTCCTCAACGGGGAGAACCCCTTCGGCATCAAGGTCCCCTacatcttcctcaccaacggcggcggcaagtTCGAGACCGAGCGCTGCCGGGATCTGTCCCGCCAGCTCGAGATTGATGTTTCTCCCGGCCAGTTCATCTGCGGCCACACTCCCATGAGGGAGTTTGCCAACAAGTACGGCaccgtcctcgtcgtcggcggggagggagaaaagTGCCGCGAGGTTGCCGAGTCCTACGGCTTCCGGGATGTCATCACTCCAGGCGACATCATCAAGGCCAACGCCGCCACTGCCCCCTTCCGCGCCTTGACCGAGTCTGAGATCAAGAACTCTCGTGATCTCCTCGCAAGAGGGGGGAAGATGAGCgacatcgtcgtcgaggCCGTCTTTGTCTTTGCCGACAGCCGGGACTGGGCCTCGGACCTGCAGATCATGCTCGACAT contains:
- a CDS encoding hypothetical protein (EggNog:ENOG503NWHC; COG:G), whose protein sequence is MSTTNNNTLTTPVPQRPSMCPRQLSSSSFASAFEVARTKLSELGVEEPDTDDDNTLSPFSSSSGEEDDSDSSPYSPSVESDSSTSEAASPLHSPLTAPVTPAGLDPDVADNFAFAFDIDGVLVRGGKPIPEAIEAMKVLNGENPFGIKVPYIFLTNGGGKFETERCRDLSRQLEIDVSPGQFICGHTPMREFANKYGTVLVVGGEGEKCREVAESYGFRDVITPGDIIKANAATAPFRALTESEIKNSRDLLARGGKMSDIVVEAVFVFADSRDWASDLQIMLDIAQSKGGRLETRSENFDEGPPIYFSHNDVLWSAAHEHVRLGMGALRKIVETVFEDVSGGRKLKTHAFGKPQVSTFEFATRLLQQWRATQHGLAESEPPETVYFVGDTPESDIKGTNAMNEKSKNEWYSILVKTGVYQAGTEPKHKPRKLVDTVLDAVNHGIRREMAKLGTRKDGKGRKLPLDDVALKAISEGRTPNFELSADPFAKAVEQQQVQ